In Rhodopirellula sp. P2, the DNA window CACCGGGATTGATCCGTTGCTGAAATACGCTGCCTCCTCGCTGTCCCAAGAGGTGGACTTGGAAGTGGTCGATAGCCTGCGAAATTTCCTGTTCGGTCCTCCCGGTGCCGGTGGGTTCGATCTGGTCTCGCTGAATATCCAACGAGGCCGGGACCACGGACTGGCGGATTTCAACTCCACGCGGGAAGCCTACGGTTTGGAAGCGGTGGAATCGTTTGACGAAATCACCAGCGACGCTGACGTGGCCGCCAACTTGGAAGCCTTGTATGGCGACGTGAACAACATCGATCTGTGGGTTGGCTTGCTGGCCGAAGATCACACCGACGATGGTTCACTGGGGGAAACCGCAACGGCCATCATCTCGGACCAATTCGAGCGACTTCGCGATGGCGACCGGTTCTGGTACGAGAACACGATGACGGATCGCGAAGTACGCGAAATCGAGAACACTTCCTTGGGCGACGTCATTGCGAGAAACACGAACGTCAATTCTTTGCAGGAAAACGTGTTCTTCTTCTCGCCGACAATCACCGGAACGGTGGTGGCCGAGCAAACGCCGACCGTGATGGACAACAACGATCGGGGGCGTTCTGATCGCCTGAACCCGTCCAGCATTGTTCCTGACGGGGATGTGGAACTGCTGGCAAGAGATCAGTCCCACAATCCGACGGGGCAGAAAGACAATCGCGGCAGCCATCGAGCGGAACCGATGGTTGGCGTGGCAGTTGATTTACTGGATCGCGATGGCAACGTGGTGGACACTGCAATCACGGATGAACAAGGCAAGTATCGCTTCACCGATTTTGCTCATTCCGGTTCGTACTCGGTGCGAATGAGTTCGTCCGACGACTACGTTGTCCTCGGAAGCGATACGCTGGACGTCCAGATCAGCAATGGCGAAGAATCCCTTCGCGAAATGAACTTTGCCGTTCTGGTTTAGCAGAGACTGAAGTCTGGTGGAGTCCGCGCAACCCCTTCACCATTTTCGCGGACGAGTCGCCAACCGCAATCGTCTCGACCTCGTCTCAATCGAGTAGCGTCCGCGCCAAACGGTAGCGCTATTCGATGAGGTTCAATGAAGCTTGGCGAACTTGATCGTTTTGGAAAGGCAACGAAGACGGCTTGCCGGAGACTTTCCGGCTGGCCTCTTCGTGCAGCACCAGGGCTTCCACCAGATCAAACCAAGGCGATGGGCTCCGCTGGATCTCCCACCATCAACCCTCGAAGCAACAACCAATCCGGTTCCTCCGGCTCTTTCATCAGCTGGACTTGGTATTGCTCTGCCAACCGCTGGTATTCTCCCAGGTGGCCTGTGAAGCGAAACAGCGCCGGAACGCCCCACCACTGAGGCTGTGTGGTGCGAGCACCATTTGCGAGCGCGATCGCGTAGTCCTTGGCGGCTTCCGGCCAAAGATGCAAGCGAGCGTACAGCTGAGCTCGCTGAACCCGAGGCAAGTAGTAGCTGGGCTGAATTTCCACAGCGGCATCGTAGTCGCGGGCGGCCTCGCTCCATTGACCCGCATTGAGATGGGCATGGCCACTGGCAACAAGCTCATTGGCCTGGGTTAAGTAAGTGGCAAACAACTCGACCTCCTGCTTGGCAGTGATCGCCTCCGCTTTGGCGACCATCGCGCCGCGCAACGCTTCGTCCTTCGCATTTCGTTCTTGAATTGCCTGGGACATTTGCCAAAGACTCGCTGCTGTGCCCAAAACCATCGTGCAGCCCACCAAGGTCACGATGCCAATCACCACTCGATTCCGACGAGCAAATTTCTGGAATTGATAGAACTTGCTCGGTGGTCTCGCGGTGACCGGTTCGCCCTGCAGGTAGTGCCGGATATCTTGGGCCAACGAGGCAGCGGAATCGTACCGACGAGTGCGATCCTTTTCCAACGCCTTCATCACGATCCAGTCCAAGTCGCCACGCAGGTCCGAACTGAAGCTTCGTGATTGAGAGGGCCCCATCCCGCCGGACTGAATCCCCAGACTCCGGATGCGTTCCGCGGTCAAAGTGGACAGCCGAGTGCTGGGCCGCGGCGGCTCTTCTTCGCGGATGATTCGCCGCATCTCGTCCAACCCCGCGGAATCCAGACGACCACGATCGAATGGCGTGGCCCCCACAAGCAACTCGTACAGCAGCACACCAAGCGAATAGATGTCGCTGCGAGTGTCCACGTCGAGGCTGCTCATCTTGGCTTGTTCGGGGCTCATGTAAAGCGGCGTCCCAATCATCGAGAAAAATCGCGTGTACACCGTTTTATCGGTCAGCTTTTGTCCCAGTGCCTTGGCGACTCCGAAGTCAATCACTTTCGCGACCGCTTTTCCGTCGTGCAACGTCACCATCACATTGGACGGTTTGATGTCGCGATGGATGACGCCTTTTTGATGGGCGTGATGAACGGCCGAGCACACATCGATCATCAGGTTCAACCGATCTCGCACGTCCAATTGCTTTTCATCACAGAACTCCGTGATGGGAAGCCCCCGCACCAATTCCATGACGAAGTAGGGTCGATGATCGGTGGTCACGCCCGCTTCAAACACTTGTGTGATATTGGGGTGGTTCATCAACGCAACGGCCTGGCGTTCGGCTTCGAAGCGTGCGATGACTTCTTTGGAACCGACGCCCGGTTTGACAATTTTCAAGGCAACACGGCGACGGACCGGTTGCTCTTGCTCGGCGACAAACACCAAACCAAACCCGCCTTCGCCAATTTGTTCCCTTAGCTTGTACGGGCCAATTTGCATCCCGATGTGATCGACGGACTCATCCACCAGTTCCCTTGCCAGGAATGGTCGGCTGCGGTCGGCTCCGATGGGATGATCCAACAACGCCGCGGGTTGCTCATGGGCGGCGAGCAATCCTTCCACCGACTGCCGAAGGTTTGCATCGTCACCGCAGGCAGAGTCCAAGTACGCCAAACGGTCGTCAAGGTTTTCTTCCTCGATCGCCTGCAAAAATATCGCTCGTTCAGTCGGGTTGGTCATGGAACGATCGTAGCCTCCTGGTGTGTTCTCGGCTTCTAAGCAGGTACGCAGGTGTCATCGGGTATGTGAGCCGTTGGCGTTAGCCACGGTTTTCACGCGCAGGCCAGGCGAACGCCCAAACGGCGCACATGGTTGTGCCCGATCATTCCAGCCGACCTGCTTAGCCTGGGACGATTTTGTACTTCCCTGGCAGAATGCCTGTCCATTCTCACCCTTGAAATCTCCGCACTGAGATGAATCAGTCACGGGCGGGGCGGAGGCAGGATCTGTCCCAGTTGCTCTGGCGTGAGGATCGACGAAAGCTCTTTATCGAAGTCATCCGGGCAAAGACGGAGGAAGCCAATCACGAAGAATTGAAATGGCCTCAAAGTGTCCGATCCTGTCGCTCATGGTCAAGTCTCGAGCAGCAGAGTTGGCCACGACACATCATTGAGGACGTTCGGGTCGTTGGTTGGGACGAGCTTCACCGCCGGCTTCCATTGGATTGGGTCCTTGAGGTGGCCGAACATTTCGCAACTGAGTTTCCTGTTCGTCCGTCAGAATCGCGGCCAAGCGTCGGGTGACTTCGGCCTGCAACGCGGCAAGTTGTCGAGACTGACGTTCAGTCAGGTTCAGCGACTGTGCCACGGGTTCCGGCAAGACTTGTCCGGGCTCGGTGGGAGGCCCGTGTTGACCACCGTGTTCCCCCTGCGGTGGTTGCCCTGGATTTCCAGGTCCTGCGTTGCCGTTCATGGGGTTGCCGTTCATGGGTGGCGGACCACCGCGTCCGAACTGGTTGCCGCGACTCTGGCTTTGCATCGCAATCAGCAGTTCCGATTTGGTGACGCTGCCGTCCTGGTTCGCGTCCGCCGTTGTGAACAACTGCAAGATCATTTCGGTGGGAGGGCCACCGCGTCCGGGTGGTTGGGCCACGAGCAGATTGGGAAGACAGAATGTCCCGGCGACGGCGATGCACTGGAGTGTTCGAATCACGTTTCAACCTCAGAAGAGAAAAGAGACGACCAATCGCGAGCGTGCTTGGAAGAAAATCCAACAACCCATTGCCCAGAGACCAGTCAGGTTGGAAGGGGACAAACCCACTTGAAACGCACGTTCCCTGAGACAGGAGCGATCAAAAAAGAGTCTGCCGAGAACCCAATGCGCCGCCAACCGCCATGGGGTGACACGCTTTCTGAACTTTATCTGAGGAAAGGTGCGATTCCAAAAACCATCGGGAATTCGTTGGTGCTTTTCAAAAATAGGGGCAAGAGTTGGAGTGTCCTACACCGACATCGGTGATGCGTCCATCTGTTGCGACGCCCATTTGAAGCCTCTCGTTTGAAAGACACCATGCCATGAATCTTTCTGGTCTCAGCTCCGCTGTCAGCAGCCAAACATCATCGACTCAATCGAATCGCCAAGGCCCTCCTCCGCCGAATGAAGAGCAGCTGTCCAGCGCGCTCGAAACGGTCGGTGTGGACGACACGACCGCCACGAAGGTGCTGGCTCAAATCGACGACGCGATTGCCAAGTTGAAATCAGAGTCGTCCGTTGGGAACACCCCTCAAGCATTCCGCTCCGCTGTGGAAGAAGTCTTGGACGCCAACGGGATCGATTCCGCAGAAGTCGAACAAGCCCTGAGAGCCAATGGCCCATCCGGTACAAGTGAAGCCGCTGGAGCGAGCGGCCCTGCCCGTGGCGGACGCCCCCATGGGCCGCCGCCCCCACCACCCGAAGACGAAACCACCACCAGTTCTCTCGAATCGGCATTGCTTTCTGCAGGTGTCGATGAGTCATCAACCGATGAATTGGTGAGCCAGATCATTGACTCGTTGGAGGAACTCGTGGTGGAATCCGATGGCAACGCTTCCACGGACCAAATCCGCGCGGCGTTGACCAGCGTGCTGGAAGAAAATGGTGTCGACGCCGACGCATTCGCACAGGCAATCGCAGGCGACATCAATGAAGCCGGTCTCGTCATTGATCAATACGCCTGAGCGACGAAGGCATGTCGGTTCAGCTACAATGGCCCCGATGAATCCAGATATCACGCGAATCCTGACGGCCATCGACGAAGGCGATCCCAACGCGACAGGGGATCTGTTGCCATTGGTCTATGACGAATTGCGGCGATTGGCATCCAGCCGAATGAATCATGAAAAGCCCGGGCACACCCTGCAGCCAACGGCACTGGTTCACGAAGCCTTCTTGCGACTTGTCGGCGGCAACGATCCGCAGCGATGGGACGGCCGAGGGCACTTCTTTGCCGCCGCAGCAGAAGCGATGCGGCGGATTCTGATTGAAAATGCGCGCAGCAAAGGCCGCACCAAGCGAGGTGGAAATCTGGTTCGTCGTGAACTGGACAACGATGTCGCTTCCGTCGACACGCAAGACATCGATGAACTGTTGACCTTGGACGATGCCTTGCACAAATTGTCCAGCGAAGACCCGGCGCTGGCGAAATTGGTCGAACTTCGCTACTTCACTGGGCTGACCATCGACGAGACCGCTGAGATCCTCGGTGTCTCCGCCCGAACCACCAAACGCAATTGGGCCTATGCACGAGCGTGGTTGCAACGTGAGATGAACCAGGGCTGAGAACCGGTCACGCCCATCGCGGTGACGGACTCACTCTTCCCGCAGGAAGACTTCCAAATCGCTGCCGATGGAACCCACCGCCGCAACGCCAGTGCCATCCTTTGAAACGGCCAGCGATTGCACATAACCTCGGCCGACCGGAAACCGGTGCAAGCGAGCATTGCGTTGAAAGTCCCAAACATCGATCTTGGCGCTTCCACCAGTGATCAAGCAACGGCTGTCCGAAGTGAAACGCATCGACCAAAGAATCTCATTGCCGATCAACGGC includes these proteins:
- a CDS encoding EF-hand domain-containing protein, which produces MIRTLQCIAVAGTFCLPNLLVAQPPGRGGPPTEMILQLFTTADANQDGSVTKSELLIAMQSQSRGNQFGRGGPPPMNGNPMNGNAGPGNPGQPPQGEHGGQHGPPTEPGQVLPEPVAQSLNLTERQSRQLAALQAEVTRRLAAILTDEQETQLRNVRPPQGPNPMEAGGEARPNQRPERPQ
- a CDS encoding serine/threonine protein kinase — encoded protein: MTNPTERAIFLQAIEEENLDDRLAYLDSACGDDANLRQSVEGLLAAHEQPAALLDHPIGADRSRPFLARELVDESVDHIGMQIGPYKLREQIGEGGFGLVFVAEQEQPVRRRVALKIVKPGVGSKEVIARFEAERQAVALMNHPNITQVFEAGVTTDHRPYFVMELVRGLPITEFCDEKQLDVRDRLNLMIDVCSAVHHAHQKGVIHRDIKPSNVMVTLHDGKAVAKVIDFGVAKALGQKLTDKTVYTRFFSMIGTPLYMSPEQAKMSSLDVDTRSDIYSLGVLLYELLVGATPFDRGRLDSAGLDEMRRIIREEEPPRPSTRLSTLTAERIRSLGIQSGGMGPSQSRSFSSDLRGDLDWIVMKALEKDRTRRYDSAASLAQDIRHYLQGEPVTARPPSKFYQFQKFARRNRVVIGIVTLVGCTMVLGTAASLWQMSQAIQERNAKDEALRGAMVAKAEAITAKQEVELFATYLTQANELVASGHAHLNAGQWSEAARDYDAAVEIQPSYYLPRVQRAQLYARLHLWPEAAKDYAIALANGARTTQPQWWGVPALFRFTGHLGEYQRLAEQYQVQLMKEPEEPDWLLLRGLMVGDPAEPIALV
- a CDS encoding ECF-type sigma factor, coding for MNPDITRILTAIDEGDPNATGDLLPLVYDELRRLASSRMNHEKPGHTLQPTALVHEAFLRLVGGNDPQRWDGRGHFFAAAAEAMRRILIENARSKGRTKRGGNLVRRELDNDVASVDTQDIDELLTLDDALHKLSSEDPALAKLVELRYFTGLTIDETAEILGVSARTTKRNWAYARAWLQREMNQG